One segment of Panicum virgatum strain AP13 chromosome 1K, P.virgatum_v5, whole genome shotgun sequence DNA contains the following:
- the LOC120699714 gene encoding negative regulator of systemic acquired resistance SNI1-like has translation MVASRAPTTTPAAAADGGIEENAMAILDSSGIKDSRDLHDDRAAFLEAVRSACLAADNPSAPSWRMYDGVFQVLRNSRSLELAVASFHLLMDLGKQYPRTYLTDSDGHQSLVVVKESWLPFLIGNGSLSSEIGGNARISDHLFDPSRFSLLIEAMVERTNPTDDNNGIKAIENMMLFQYLVNTLEADFVPRHIAYKQSLDWVIFRESLLNMLLGSRKLVFKSFVKNCMYLLLNQFHPEAKDAVEGSIPSEGEAKSASDMHSSLNYFLLESERTLVSLRKLFVMVMELDLIRKEVDTLGLTSRADGFRNPITEVILEELTYNISYLSPFLLAFMERKWKLNIILQYFSKYCAKGAVRTRRSDSSQQDLKLGSVLSFFLTTTSAKAIVKKMGTEVAQLLLAHAYQVCLSVQSDSSDSTATTEKIGASLQEISCNFIYAFQNLRKVGLNIQISPFEKEALFTAATLSRKLKNEER, from the exons ATGGTGGCCTCTCGCGCGCCGAccaccacccccgccgccgccgcggacggcgGTATCGAGGAGAATGCGATGGCCATCCTTGACTCCTCCGGCATCAAGGACTCCCGCGACCTCCACGACGACC GAGCTGCCTTCTTGGAGGCCGTGCGCTccgcctgcctcgccgccgacaATCCCTCGGCCCCCTCGTG GAGAATGTATGATGGTGTTTTCCAGGTTCTTCGGAACAGTCGCTCTCTGGAGCTTGCTGTAGCAAGTTTCCATCTCTTAATGGATTTGGGTAAG CAATACCCAAGAACATATTTGACAGATTCTGATGGGCACCAATCACTAGTTGTAGTCAAAGAG TCCTGGTTACCATTTCTCATTGGCAATGGTTCTCTTAGTAGTGAGATCGGAGGAAATGCGAGGATCTCAGATCACCTATTTGATCCTTCA AGATTCTCTTTGCTGATTGAGGCCATGGTTGAACGAACTAATCCCACGGATGATAATAATGGAATTAAG GCTATTGAGAATATGATGCTGTTCCAGTATCTTGTCAACACACTCGAAGCAGATTTTGTACCTCGTCATATTGCATACAAAC AGTCACTAGACTGGGTTATCTTCAGGGAATCCCTGTTAAATATGCTTCTG GGATCACGAAAGCTCGTGTTCAAATCTTTTGTAAAGAACTGCATGTATCTTCTACTCAACCAGTTTCACCCTGAAGCTAAAGATGCAGTTGAAGGCAGCATACCTTCTGAAGGAGAAGCTAAATCAGCATCTGATATGCATTCTTCCCTAAATTATTTCTTGTTGGAGTCAGAAAGGACTCTTGTATCCCTCCGGAAATTATTTGTGATG GTCATGGAACTTGACTTGATCAGGAAAGAAGTCGACACGTTGGGGCTGACTTCAAGAGCTGACGGGTTCAG AAACCCTATCACGGAAGTTATTTTGGAGGAGCTAACTTATAACATCAGTTACTTATCCCCATTTCTCTTG GCCTTCATGGAACGCAAGTGGAAATTGAATATTATTCTACAGTACTTTTCAAAATACTGTGCCAAG GGCGCAGTTCGTACTCGAAGGTCGGATAGTTCACAACAAGATTTGAAATTGGGAAGTGTCCTGAGTTTCTTTTTGACAACCACAAGCGCAAAAGCTATTGTCAAAAAGATGGGTACAGAAGTTGCACAGCTTCTTTTAGCGCATGCCTACCAG GTTTGCCTGTCTGTTCAAAGTGACTCTAGTGATTCTACTGCTACAACTGAAAAGATTGGAGCAAGTCTCCAAGAGATATCTTGTAACTTCATATATGCTTTTCAAAATCTCAGAAAAGTTGGCCT GAATATCCAGATCTCGCCATTTGAGAAAGAAGCTCTGTTTACTGCTGCAACTTTGTCTAGGAAATTGAAGAATGAAGAAAGATAG